The region CGAGAGCGACCCGTGGTGGACCCCGATCGGCAGGTCGAGCTCTTTGAATCGCGAGCCCAGCGCCTCCGCTGTCTGGCGGGTGTTGACGAAGATCAGCGTCGACTCGTGGTCGGCGACCAGGTCCCGGATCAGCCGGACGTGGCTGGCCGTGTCGGGTTCGGTCATAAGCTCGCCGGCCAGGCGCTCGTCTTCCCCCGTCACCGCGGGCTCGCGGACCGTCACGTCGACGTTGCTCCCGACGTCAATCTCGCGGATCTCGCAGGGGCGGCCGCCGGTGAGGAACTGTCCGACTTCCTCGGGGTCGCCGACGGTCGCAGAGAGACCGATCCGCTGGAACGGCCCCGCCAGGTCGCGGAGCCGCTCGAGGCCGATCGCCAACTGCGCGCCCCGCTTCGACGCGGCGAGCTCGTGGACCTCGTCGATCACGACGTGGGAGACGTCCTGTAGCGCCTCGCGCAGCCGCTCGCCGGTGAGCATCGCCTGAACGGTCTCGGGCGTCGTGATCAGCACGTCCGGCGGGTCCTCGGCCTGTTTGCCCCGCTGATACTGGGTCGTGTCGCCGTGGCGGACGTCGACCTCGAGGTCGAGGTAGTCGCCCCACCACTCCAGACGCTCGCGCATGTCGCGGTTGAGCGCCCGCAGCGGGGTGATGTAGAGCGCGCCGAACCCCTCCGGCGGGCCACCGTCGGCGACCAGGTGGTCGAAGACGGGCAGCATCGCCGTCTCGGTCTTGCCGCTCCCGGTAGGCGCGATCACCAGCGTGTTCTCGCCGCTCGACAGCGGCGGGATGGCCAGGCGCTGCGGTGCCGTCGGCGTCGAGAATCCCCGTTCGGAGAGCGCCCCGCGAACCGTCGAGCCGAGGTGCGTAAACGCCGCGACGTCCCCGTCAATCATCGAAATACGGTACGGGAGAGCGGCGGATAAGTACCACGTTTCCGGTGAACACGAGCGGGTCGAACGGAACCGCTAGCCGAGCAGCGAACCGGACGGCACGTGCCTGCGAACGCGCAACCGTCACGATCACTGCTCGAGTTACTCTTCGGTCTCCTCGCTCTCGTCGTCGGTTTCGGTCATCGATTCGGCGTCGACGAGATCCTCGGCGACGTCCTCGTCGACCGTCATCTCGCCTGGCTCCGCGGGTTCCTCCTGAACGTCGGACTCCGCTCGCTCGGCGATTTCCTCCTCCGAGCGCTCCCGATCGGTGTAGTCGGCGTTCGTTGCCGTCTCGTCGAGCACGTCGGCCTCGTCGGTCTCAGCGGGCGCTCCGGGTTCGTCGTCGGCTTCCGTCTCCGATTCGTCGCCTTCCCCTTCGCTTTCGTCCTCACCGGGTTCTCCGATCGGAATCCGCGCGACGTCGTCGGGCACGGCGTCGTCGGCCCGATCCCGAATTTCGGCGACGGACTCGGTGGGATCGGTCGGGATGGCCTCGACGGTCCGGTTCCGTACCTGATCGGGGATGGCGTTGACGGCGCGTTCCTGAACACCCTCGACGGATGGGCTCGGGGCCCGGTCGCGTGAGCCCAAGAGGCGCGAGATGATGTAGGCGAGCGCGAAAACGCCGAGGCTGACGAGCAGGAGTCTGACGGGCCCGCCGACGGACGAGGCTCCGTCCGTCCGGCGACGTGCCGAGACGGTAGCGTCTTGATCACGAGCGGGTGGTCGGAGTCGCATCACGAATGGTACGCGCTCGGCCGGGAAGTGGGTTGGGGGGTATCCATTCAACGACAGATACCGGCTATCGATCGGTAGTCATCAGTCGATACGACAGCCTACCGAAGGAGAAAAACTATATAGATGTTTTCCCGGAATGGCTGGCTCATGGACAGAACAGTTACGGCACTGTGCCGTAGAGGCCTTACTTCGTCACGGAATCGGTATATCGTCGTCTTGAATCGAATGGCCGTCCGCCACGGACGGAAACCCTGGTATTTTGTAAATATCGAAATGATGAAGGGACCGGCCGTCGTCAGTACCCTGCCGAATGCGCCGGTGTGTGCGCTCTTCGGGCAGTCTGATCAGTGGTAGCCACATATACCGGTATTATAGTAGGGCCGTCTTTCCTCTTCATGATGATGGCTCGAAGAAACTATGAATGGGTTTTATAGTAACTATATATTTGTTCTCGGCCTCTCGCTCTCTGGTTCGAGTCCGCCGGTCGGGCACATATTTGGCACCGGAGCGGTTGTGTTCGTGTACCGGGTTGTGACCGGATCGGCTTACGATTACAAACATATGGTTGTAATTCATTGGGAAAACATCGGCCGGCCCCATGTTGTGTGTTCCCGTGTCGCGAACCCCGATGGTTGTACTTCCGAATTAGTACCCGATATATTATATGCGCTTGTTTTATAATGCCTCATAATTGTGGTATACATGAATCAGATCTGGGCCTGAGTCCACTATTTCGGAGATTTGGGGCGGTGGTTCATACGGTTCCTCACGGAGGAACCCGTTCCGAAAGCCGACCCATCCGCCGCCTGGCTGCGGCGTCGTGGAATCGATCGCGCATCGCCGGTTCGGACCGACGAATACGGCGGTATTTGCAGACATCAGCCCCCGATCCTCGAACTCGATACCCGGCGTGACATCGCGACAATGCCGGATCAGCGCCGATTGATCGGCCGTGCTACGGCCAGCTTAGTTCCGCTATCGGGAACGAACCGGAGCGGTAGACGAGTCTCGAGCGCGACGTATCGACCGTCGTTCCGTCGCGAACCGACGCGGAATTCGGACCAGGCCGTCGCGAACTGAGCCACCCCTTCCACTATCGAAACGAACAGGGCGGTCTCTGAGTCGGTGGTACCGTACCGTGTGTTACGCACACCGCTGCACTCTGTCCGTGGGTTTATGGTGACGATGGTCGCGCGCCTGGCGATCAGCCCGTTCGTCCTGGCGATCACCGAGGAAGTTGCCGGCTCGAACGCTGCGGTCAGCCTCGGCCCCTCGCTCATGTGGGAGAGGGACGCCGCGATGCAGCTCCCAGCGGGATTCTCGGCGATCGATTCGGCTGGCGGGCCGGAATTCTCATTGGGTTCGCGATCGCTGCCCGGGTCTTCATCCTCTTCGCGAGCGGGCTCTTCTCGCTGTATCCCCTCAGTCACGAACTGACGCAGCCGCTGACGGGTTCGCTGTCGGATCGGTGGGGCGGGGAACGACGACGGCGCCGAGGCGGCCGGGGCAGTCCCGGGCGATACCTTTTTTCCGTCGTGGATCGATCATCTCCGATGTGAACGTTCTGGACACGCGACGGCGGAGTCGATGGCTCGCGAGCGCTCGAGGAGGTGACGTCGACGGATGAGTGACGGCCGACCGGGACCGATCGGGCGGCTCCTCGACGCCGAACGACGGCTCCACGAGGCCGCGCCGATCAGGGACGGCTACAGCCGACTCCTCGTCCGGACGCTCCTGTGGTTCGCGTTCTTCAGTCTCGTCGCCGCGTTGCTTTCGGGGCTCTGAGCGCCGTCTGCCGCCCCCGAGATGAGCCTCGCAACCATCGCGGCCCTCTGCCGGGCGGCCGCCACCGACGTCGGTCAGGCGTCCGGCAGCACCTTTCCGGGATTCAGAATGCCGTTCGGATCGAACGTCTCCTTGACTGAGCGCATGAGATCGAGCGCCTGGCCGTGTTCCGCCTCCATGAATTTCCGCTTCCCGATGCCGACGCCGTGTTCGCCGGTCGCGCTGCCGCCGAGTTCGATGGCCCGCTGCACGACGCGATCGTTCAGTTCGTGAGCCCGCTCGACCATCGCCTCGTCATCGGGATCGACCAGCGGGGTAAAGTGGAGGTTTCCGTCCCCCGCGTGCCCGACGCAGGCGGTGACGAGATCGAGATCGTCGCTCGCCTGCGAGACCGCGTCGACGATCTCCGGATAGCGGGAGATCGGGACGACCACGTCGCCGACCAGAGCGATGTCCCACTCCTGCCGGTACGCCCGCGTCGCCGGATACTTGTCGCGACGGGCCTGCCAGATCTCGTCGAGTTCCCCGTCGGGGGCCGACTCCCACGAGCGCATCCCGTGGTCCTCGCAGATCGCCTTCGCGAACGCGAGGTCCTCCTCGATCCCGCTGTTGTTCGCGTGCAGCTCGATGAGCAGCGTCGGGCGCTCCGCGAAGGTGACGTCCTCGCGGTAGGCGTTTATCACCTTCAAGGATGTGGCGTCGATGAACTCGATGGCGCCGGGAACCAACGCCGATCCGATCGCGTCGGCGACGGCCCGAGACGCGTCGACGCGCGACGGGAACGTCACCAGTGCCGCGCGGCGGTGTTCCGGAATGCCGACTAGACCGAGCGTGGCTTCGGTAACGACGCCGAGGGTCCCCTCGCTGCCGACGAAGAGGTCCGTCAGACTGTACCCCGCGGAGGTCTTGACGACCTCGCTGCCGCACTCGACGACGCGTCCGTCCGCGGTGACCACCTCGAGCCGACGAATGTGGTCGCGGGTCTCCCCGTACCGGACCGCGTTGAAGCCGCTGGCGTTCGTCGCGACCATCCCGCCGATCGTCGCCACGTCGCCGCTGGAGATGCCGGGTGCGAATCGCAGCCCGTGCGGGGCCAGCCGTTCGTTCAGGTCGTCGTAGACGACGCCAGCAC is a window of Natrinema salifodinae DNA encoding:
- a CDS encoding FAD-binding oxidoreductase; amino-acid sequence: MVSDADSGYDCGFLDEVITDGRVAHAESVCEQYASDASVHPEQLPDAVAWPAATEEVAAVLSAADERGVPVTPRSGGSGLEGSAIPSAGGIVLSTAEIEHVEVSPDDLQATVGAGVVYDDLNERLAPHGLRFAPGISSGDVATIGGMVATNASGFNAVRYGETRDHIRRLEVVTADGRVVECGSEVVKTSAGYSLTDLFVGSEGTLGVVTEATLGLVGIPEHRRAALVTFPSRVDASRAVADAIGSALVPGAIEFIDATSLKVINAYREDVTFAERPTLLIELHANNSGIEEDLAFAKAICEDHGMRSWESAPDGELDEIWQARRDKYPATRAYRQEWDIALVGDVVVPISRYPEIVDAVSQASDDLDLVTACVGHAGDGNLHFTPLVDPDDEAMVERAHELNDRVVQRAIELGGSATGEHGVGIGKRKFMEAEHGQALDLMRSVKETFDPNGILNPGKVLPDA
- a CDS encoding prolipoprotein diacylglyceryl transferase, yielding MRLRPPARDQDATVSARRRTDGASSVGGPVRLLLVSLGVFALAYIISRLLGSRDRAPSPSVEGVQERAVNAIPDQVRNRTVEAIPTDPTESVAEIRDRADDAVPDDVARIPIGEPGEDESEGEGDESETEADDEPGAPAETDEADVLDETATNADYTDRERSEEEIAERAESDVQEEPAEPGEMTVDEDVAEDLVDAESMTETDDESEETEE